Proteins encoded by one window of Bacillota bacterium LX-D:
- a CDS encoding spore coat protein: MSNDYLEIENADGMPGLVDSTIALNLLLNVKSGIRNYAIALTETADPEARTAIRTFLDKEIDLHAEVSELMMKKGWFHPYNVLEQFQLDQMSSQAAVQIANLELFPGNTSRLGTFATPNY, encoded by the coding sequence ATGAGCAACGACTATTTAGAAATTGAAAATGCTGATGGTATGCCTGGCCTAGTGGATTCAACCATCGCCTTGAACCTTTTGTTAAATGTAAAAAGCGGAATTAGAAATTATGCTATTGCCCTTACAGAAACTGCAGATCCGGAAGCAAGAACAGCTATCCGCACTTTTCTTGACAAGGAAATTGACCTCCATGCTGAAGTTTCAGAACTAATGATGAAAAAAGGGTGGTTCCATCCTTATAACGTCCTGGAACAGTTTCAACTAGATCAAATGTCTTCTCAAGCGGCAGTCCAAATTGCCAATTTAGAGCTTTTCCCAGGCAATACCAGCAGGCTAGGCACCTTTGCCACTCCCAACTATTAA